A single window of Helicobacter pylori DNA harbors:
- the cagB gene encoding cag pathogenicity island protein B — protein MENKSIGQIFKDSLKKSFFSGLWSCLKWSFILTLISLGLFLLVFRFQPETIKKCIKDPKDLQFYNDLRKKNGWDK, from the coding sequence ATGGAAAACAAATCAATAGGACAGATTTTCAAAGACAGCCTCAAAAAAAGTTTCTTTAGTGGTCTATGGAGTTGCTTAAAATGGAGCTTTATTCTCACTCTGATCAGCTTGGGTTTGTTTTTGCTTGTTTTTAGGTTTCAACCTGAGACGATTAAAAAATGCATCAAAGATCCTAAAGATCTGCAATTCTACAACGACTTGAGAAAGAAAAATGGTTGGGACAAGTAG
- the cagA gene encoding type IV secretion system oncogenic effector CagA has protein sequence MTNETIDQQPQTEAAFNPQQFINNLQVAFLKLDNAVASFDPDQKPIVDKNDRDNRQAFDGISQLREEYSNKAIKNPTKKNQYFSDFITKSNDLINKDNLIDVESSTKSFQKFGDQRYRIFTSWVSHQNDPSKINTRSIRNFMEHTIQPPIPDDKEKAEFLKSAKQSFAGIIIGNQIRTDQKFMGVFDESLKERQEAEKNGEPTGGDWLDIFLSFIFDKKQSSDVKEAINQEPVPHVQPDIATTTTDIQGLPPESRDLLDERGNFSKFTLGDMEMLDVEGVADIDPNYKFNQLLIHNNALSSVLMGSHNGIEPEKVSLLYAGNGGFGARHDWNATVGYKDQQGNNVATIINVHMKNGSGLVIAGGEKGINNPSFYLYKEDQLTGSQRALSQEEIRNKIDFMEFLAQNNAKLDNLSEKEKEKFRNEIKDFQKDSKAYLDALGNDRIAFVSKKDPKHSALITEFNKGDLSYTLKDYGKKADKALDREKNVTLQGNLKHDGVMFVDYSNFKYTNASKNPNKGVGATNGVSHLDAGFSKVAVFNLPDLNNLAITSFVRRNLEDKLIAKGLSPQEANKLIKDFLSSNKELVGKALNFNKAVADARNTGNYDEVKKAQKDLEKSLRKREHLEKEVEKKLESKSGNKNKMEAKSQANSQKDEIFSLINKEANRDARAIAYTQNLKGIKRELSDKLENVNKNLKDFSKSFDEFKNGKNKDFSKAEETLKALKGSVKDLGINPEWISKVENLNAALNDFKNGKNKDFSKVTQAKSDLENSVKDVIINQKITDKVDDLNQAVSVAKATGDFSRVEQALADLKNFSKEQLAQQAQKNEDFNTGKNSALYQSVKNGVNGTLVGNGLSKAEATTLSKNFSDIKKELNAKLGNFNNNNNNGLKNEPIYAKVNKKKTGQVASPEEPIYTQVAKKVTQKIDQLNQAASGLGGVGQAGFPLKRHDKVDDLSKVGRSVSPEPIYATIDDLGGPFPLKRHDKVDDLSKVGRSRNQELAQKIDNLNQAVSEAKAGYFGNLEQTIDKLKDSTKNNTVNLWAESAKKVPASLSAKLDNYATNSHTRINSNIKNGAINEKATGMLTQKNPEWLKLVNDKIVAHNVGSVPLSEYDRIGFNQKNMKDYSDSFKFSTKLNNAVKDVKSGFTQFLANAFSTGYYCLERENAEHGIKNVNTKGGFQKS, from the coding sequence ATGACTAACGAAACTATTGACCAACAACCACAAACCGAAGCGGCTTTTAACCCGCAGCAATTTATCAATAATCTTCAAGTGGCTTTTCTTAAGCTTGATAACGCTGTCGCTTCATTTGATCCTGATCAAAAACCAATCGTTGATAAGAACGATAGGGATAACAGGCAAGCTTTTGATGGAATCTCGCAATTAAGGGAAGAATACTCCAATAAAGCGATCAAAAATCCTACCAAAAAGAATCAGTATTTTTCAGACTTTATCACTAAGAGCAATGATCTAATCAACAAAGACAATCTCATTGATGTAGAATCTTCCACAAAGAGCTTTCAGAAATTTGGGGATCAGCGTTACCGAATTTTCACAAGTTGGGTGTCCCATCAAAACGATCCGTCTAAAATCAACACCCGATCGATCCGAAATTTTATGGAACATACCATACAACCCCCTATCCCTGATGATAAAGAAAAAGCAGAGTTTTTGAAATCTGCCAAACAATCTTTTGCAGGAATTATCATAGGGAATCAAATCCGAACGGATCAAAAGTTCATGGGCGTGTTTGATGAATCTTTGAAAGAAAGGCAAGAAGCAGAAAAAAATGGAGAGCCTACTGGTGGGGATTGGTTGGATATTTTTTTATCATTTATATTTGACAAAAAACAATCTTCTGATGTCAAAGAAGCAATCAATCAAGAGCCAGTTCCCCATGTCCAACCAGATATAGCCACTACCACCACCGACATACAAGGCTTACCGCCTGAATCTAGGGATTTGCTTGATGAAAGGGGTAATTTTTCTAAATTCACTCTTGGCGATATGGAAATGTTAGATGTTGAGGGTGTCGCTGACATTGATCCTAATTACAAGTTCAACCAATTATTGATTCACAATAACGCTCTGTCTTCTGTGTTAATGGGGAGTCATAATGGCATAGAACCTGAAAAAGTTTCATTATTGTATGCGGGCAATGGTGGTTTTGGAGCTAGGCATGATTGGAACGCCACCGTTGGTTATAAAGACCAACAAGGTAACAATGTGGCTACAATAATTAATGTGCATATGAAAAACGGCAGTGGCTTAGTCATAGCAGGTGGTGAGAAAGGGATTAACAACCCTAGTTTTTATCTCTACAAAGAAGACCAACTCACAGGCTCACAACGAGCATTGAGTCAAGAAGAGATCCGAAACAAAATAGATTTCATGGAATTTCTTGCACAAAACAATGCTAAATTAGACAACTTGAGCGAGAAAGAGAAAGAAAAATTCCGAAATGAGATTAAGGATTTCCAAAAAGACTCTAAGGCTTATTTAGACGCCCTAGGGAATGATCGTATTGCTTTTGTTTCTAAAAAAGACCCAAAACATTCAGCTTTAATTACTGAGTTTAATAAGGGGGATTTGAGCTACACTCTCAAAGATTATGGGAAAAAAGCAGATAAAGCTTTAGATAGGGAGAAAAATGTCACTCTCCAAGGTAACCTAAAACATGATGGCGTGATGTTTGTTGATTATTCTAATTTCAAATACACCAACGCCTCCAAGAATCCCAATAAGGGTGTAGGCGCTACGAATGGCGTTTCCCATTTAGACGCAGGCTTTAGCAAGGTAGCTGTCTTTAATTTGCCTGATTTAAATAATCTCGCTATCACTAGTTTCGTAAGGCGGAACTTAGAGGATAAACTAATCGCTAAAGGATTGTCCCCACAAGAAGCTAATAAGCTTATCAAAGATTTTTTGAGCAGCAACAAAGAATTGGTTGGAAAAGCTTTAAACTTCAATAAAGCTGTAGCTGACGCTAGAAACACAGGCAACTATGACGAGGTGAAAAAAGCTCAGAAAGATCTTGAAAAATCTCTAAGGAAACGAGAGCATTTAGAGAAAGAAGTAGAGAAAAAATTGGAGAGCAAAAGCGGCAACAAAAACAAAATGGAAGCGAAATCTCAAGCTAACAGCCAAAAAGATGAGATTTTTTCGTTGATCAATAAAGAGGCTAATAGGGATGCAAGAGCAATCGCTTACACTCAAAATCTTAAAGGCATCAAAAGGGAATTGTCTGATAAACTTGAAAATGTTAATAAGAATTTGAAAGACTTTAGTAAATCTTTTGATGAATTCAAAAATGGCAAAAATAAGGATTTCAGCAAGGCAGAAGAAACGCTAAAAGCCCTTAAAGGTTCGGTGAAAGATTTAGGTATCAATCCAGAATGGATTTCAAAAGTTGAAAACCTTAATGCAGCTTTGAATGACTTCAAAAATGGCAAAAATAAGGATTTCAGCAAGGTAACGCAAGCAAAAAGCGACCTTGAAAATTCCGTTAAAGATGTGATCATCAATCAAAAGATAACGGATAAAGTTGATGATCTCAATCAAGCGGTATCAGTGGCTAAAGCAACGGGTGATTTCAGTAGGGTAGAGCAAGCGTTAGCCGATCTCAAAAACTTCTCAAAGGAGCAATTGGCCCAACAAGCTCAAAAAAATGAAGATTTCAATACTGGAAAAAATTCTGCACTATACCAATCCGTTAAGAATGGTGTGAATGGAACCCTAGTCGGTAATGGGTTATCTAAAGCAGAAGCCACAACTCTTTCTAAAAACTTTTCGGACATCAAGAAAGAGTTGAATGCAAAACTTGGAAATTTCAATAACAATAACAATAATGGACTCAAAAACGAACCCATTTATGCTAAAGTTAATAAAAAGAAAACAGGACAAGTAGCTAGCCCTGAAGAACCCATTTATACTCAAGTTGCTAAAAAGGTAACTCAAAAAATTGACCAACTCAATCAAGCAGCAAGTGGTTTGGGTGGTGTAGGGCAAGCGGGCTTCCCTTTGAAAAGGCATGATAAAGTTGATGATCTCAGTAAGGTAGGGCGATCAGTTAGCCCTGAACCCATTTATGCTACAATTGATGATCTCGGCGGACCTTTCCCTTTGAAAAGGCATGATAAAGTTGATGATCTCAGTAAGGTAGGGCGATCAAGGAATCAAGAATTGGCTCAGAAAATTGACAATCTCAATCAAGCGGTGTCAGAAGCTAAAGCAGGTTATTTTGGCAACCTAGAACAAACGATAGACAAGCTCAAAGATTCTACAAAAAACAATACTGTGAATCTATGGGCTGAAAGTGCAAAAAAAGTGCCTGCTAGTTTGTCAGCGAAACTAGACAATTACGCTACTAACAGCCACACACGCATTAATAGCAATATCAAAAATGGAGCGATCAATGAAAAAGCGACCGGTATGCTAACGCAAAAAAACCCTGAGTGGCTCAAGCTCGTGAATGATAAGATAGTTGCGCATAATGTAGGAAGCGTTCCTTTGTCAGAGTATGATAGAATTGGCTTCAACCAGAAGAATATGAAAGATTATTCTGATTCGTTCAAGTTTTCCACCAAGTTGAACAATGCTGTAAAAGACGTTAAGTCTGGCTTTACGCAATTTTTAGCCAATGCATTTTCTACAGGATATTACTGCTTGGAGAGAGAAAATGCGGAGCATGGAATCAAAAATGTTAATACAAAAGGTGGTTTCCAAAAATCTTAA
- a CDS encoding C-terminal helicase domain-containing protein has product MNRALNQRKIRKTIGIITPYNAQKRRLRSEVEKYGFKNFDELKIDTVDAFQGEEADIIIYSTVKTYGNLSFLLDSKRLNVAISRAKENLIFVGKKSFFENLRSDEKNIFSAILQVCR; this is encoded by the coding sequence ATCAATCGCGCTCTTAACCAAAGAAAAATCAGAAAAACCATAGGAATTATCACACCTTATAATGCCCAAAAAAGACGCTTGCGATCAGAAGTGGAAAAATACGGCTTCAAGAATTTTGATGAACTCAAGATAGACACTGTGGATGCCTTTCAAGGCGAGGAGGCAGATATTATCATTTATTCCACCGTGAAAACTTATGGTAATCTTTCTTTCTTGCTAGATTCTAAACGCTTGAATGTAGCTATTTCTAGGGCAAAAGAAAATCTCATTTTTGTGGGTAAAAAGTCTTTCTTTGAGAATTTGCGAAGCGATGAGAAGAATATCTTTAGCGCTATTTTGCAAGTCTGCAGATAG
- the murI gene encoding glutamate racemase yields MKIGVFDSGVGGFSVLKSLLKARLFDEIIYYGDSARVPYGTKDPTTIKQFGLEALDFFKPHQIKLLIVACNTASALALEEMQKHSKIPIVGVIEPSILAIKRQVANKNASILVLGTKATIQSNAYDNALKRQGYLNVSHLATSLFVPLIEENILEGELLETCMRYYFTPLKILPEVIILGCTHFPLIAQKIEGYFMEHFALSTPPLLIHSGDAIIEYLQQKYALKKNAHAFPKVEFHASGDVIWLEKQAKEWLKL; encoded by the coding sequence ATGAAAATAGGCGTTTTTGATAGCGGTGTGGGAGGGTTTAGCGTTTTAAAAAGCCTTTTAAAAGCGCGATTGTTTGATGAAATCATCTATTATGGCGATAGCGCTAGAGTGCCTTATGGCACTAAAGACCCCACCACGATCAAGCAATTTGGCTTAGAGGCTTTGGATTTTTTCAAACCGCACCAGATTAAATTATTGATTGTGGCATGCAACACGGCGAGCGCTCTGGCTTTAGAAGAGATGCAAAAGCATTCCAAAATCCCTATTGTGGGCGTGATTGAGCCAAGCATTTTAGCGATCAAACGGCAAGTGGCAAATAAAAACGCCTCTATTTTAGTGCTAGGGACAAAAGCGACGATTCAATCTAACGCTTATGACAACGCCCTGAAACGACAAGGCTATTTGAATGTTTCGCATTTAGCCACTTCTCTTTTTGTGCCTTTGATTGAAGAAAATATTTTAGAGGGCGAATTGTTAGAAACTTGCATGCGTTATTATTTCACTCCCTTAAAGATTTTACCTGAAGTGATTATTTTAGGTTGCACGCATTTTCCCTTGATCGCTCAAAAAATTGAGGGCTATTTCATGGAACATTTTGCCCTTTCAACGCCCCCCCTACTCATCCATTCTGGCGATGCTATTATAGAATATTTGCAGCAAAAATACGCCCTTAAGAAAAATGCACACGCATTCCCTAAAGTGGAATTTCATGCGAGCGGCGATGTGATCTGGCTAGAAAAACAGGCTAAAGAATGGCTCAAATTGTAA
- the rho gene encoding transcription termination factor Rho, which produces MNENAPTHKSSHKVKTHTPVSGYHIEDLRTYPTEKLLEIANKLKVENPQEFKRQDLMFEILKTQVTQGGYILFTGILEIMPDGYGFLRGFDGSFSDGHNDTYVSPSQIRRFALRNGDIVTGQVRSPKDQEKYYALLKIEAINYLPSDEIKNRPLFDNLTPLFPDEQIKLEYEPTKVTGRMLDLFSPVGKGQRALIVAPPRTGKTELMKELAQGITSNHPEVELIILLVDERPEEVTDMQRSVKGQVFSSTFDLPANNHIRIAELVLERAKRRVEMGKDVVVLLDSITRLARAYNAVTPSSGKVLSGGVDANALHRPKRFFGAARNIEEGGSLTIIATALIETGSRMDEVIFEEFKGTGNSEIVLARNIADRRIYPAFDILKSGTRKDNILLGKDRLTKVWVLRNVMQQMDDIEALSFVYSKMQQTKDNEEFLNLMNEK; this is translated from the coding sequence ATGAACGAAAACGCGCCTACGCACAAAAGTTCGCACAAAGTCAAAACGCACACGCCAGTGAGCGGTTATCACATTGAAGATTTACGCACCTACCCTACTGAAAAGCTTTTAGAAATCGCTAACAAGCTCAAAGTGGAAAACCCCCAAGAATTCAAACGACAAGACTTGATGTTTGAAATTTTAAAAACCCAAGTCACGCAAGGCGGATACATTCTTTTTACCGGGATTTTAGAAATCATGCCTGATGGCTATGGCTTTTTAAGGGGGTTTGATGGGAGTTTTTCAGACGGGCATAACGACACTTATGTCAGCCCTTCTCAAATCAGGCGCTTTGCTTTAAGGAATGGCGATATTGTTACCGGTCAAGTGCGATCCCCCAAAGACCAGGAAAAATACTACGCCCTTTTGAAAATAGAAGCCATCAATTATTTGCCTTCAGATGAGATTAAAAACCGCCCTTTGTTTGACAATCTAACCCCCCTATTCCCTGATGAACAAATCAAATTAGAATACGAACCCACTAAAGTTACCGGCAGAATGCTAGATTTATTCAGTCCTGTGGGGAAAGGTCAAAGGGCTTTGATCGTTGCGCCACCACGAACCGGGAAAACAGAGCTGATGAAAGAACTCGCCCAAGGCATCACTTCTAACCACCCTGAAGTGGAACTGATCATCCTTTTAGTGGATGAGCGCCCTGAAGAAGTTACGGATATGCAACGAAGCGTTAAGGGTCAAGTTTTTAGCTCCACTTTTGATTTACCCGCTAATAACCACATAAGAATCGCTGAATTAGTCTTAGAAAGGGCTAAAAGGCGAGTGGAAATGGGTAAAGATGTGGTGGTTTTATTAGATTCTATCACCCGTTTAGCTAGAGCGTATAACGCTGTAACGCCTTCAAGCGGTAAGGTTTTAAGTGGGGGCGTGGATGCGAACGCCTTGCACAGACCCAAGCGCTTTTTTGGGGCCGCAAGGAATATTGAAGAAGGCGGGAGCTTGACGATTATCGCTACGGCGTTGATTGAAACGGGATCTAGAATGGATGAGGTGATCTTTGAAGAATTTAAAGGCACCGGGAATAGCGAAATCGTTTTAGCGAGAAATATCGCAGACAGGCGCATTTACCCGGCCTTTGATATTTTAAAATCCGGCACACGAAAAGATAATATCTTGCTTGGCAAAGACCGATTGACTAAAGTGTGGGTTTTAAGGAATGTGATGCAACAAATGGACGACATAGAAGCCTTAAGCTTTGTGTATTCTAAAATGCAACAAACTAAGGACAATGAAGAATTTTTAAACTTAATGAATGAAAAATAA
- the rpmE gene encoding 50S ribosomal protein L31: MKKGIHPEYTPCKVTCVTSGKEIEVLSTKPEMRIDISSFCHPFYTGSDKIADTAGRVEKFKQRYNLK; encoded by the coding sequence ATGAAAAAAGGCATTCACCCCGAATACACCCCATGCAAAGTTACTTGCGTAACGAGTGGGAAAGAAATTGAAGTTTTAAGCACTAAACCTGAAATGCGTATTGATATTTCTAGCTTTTGCCACCCTTTCTATACCGGTAGCGATAAAATCGCTGACACTGCAGGGAGAGTAGAGAAATTCAAGCAACGCTACAACTTGAAGTAA
- the rsmI gene encoding 16S rRNA (cytidine(1402)-2'-O)-methyltransferase: MLYFLPTPIGNLADITLRTLEVLERCEVFLCEDTRVSKRLLHLLAQNPIISHSFPNIAAKKREFIAFHSHNDQEFLNQIKPSFFDKEIAVMSDAGMPSLSDPGMSLVAYALKHNIQYDVLPGANALTTAFCASGFLEGRFFYAGFLSHKSKERRLKIAKILNALAYLEEKTPVVFYESPHRLLETLKDLNDLAQGMHLFAAKELTKLHQQYYLGEISQIIERLQQNNIQGEWVLVLLNEKKIEPCMGLSALLELDLPPKIKAKIEAAMTQKNAKELYFQRLLEEKNQ; the protein is encoded by the coding sequence GTGCTGTATTTTTTGCCCACTCCTATAGGTAATCTCGCTGACATTACGTTACGCACCTTAGAAGTTTTAGAGCGTTGCGAGGTTTTTTTATGCGAGGATACAAGGGTGAGTAAGAGATTATTGCACTTGCTTGCACAAAACCCTATTATCAGCCATTCTTTCCCTAATATTGCGGCTAAAAAAAGGGAGTTTATCGCTTTCCATTCGCACAATGACCAGGAATTTTTAAACCAAATAAAGCCTTCTTTTTTTGACAAAGAAATCGCTGTGATGAGCGATGCAGGCATGCCAAGTTTGAGCGATCCAGGCATGAGTTTAGTCGCTTACGCTTTAAAACACAATATCCAATACGATGTTTTGCCTGGGGCTAACGCGCTCACTACGGCGTTTTGCGCGAGCGGGTTTTTAGAAGGGCGGTTTTTTTATGCTGGCTTTTTATCTCATAAGAGTAAGGAAAGGCGCTTAAAAATCGCTAAAATTTTAAACGCTTTAGCGTATTTAGAAGAAAAAACCCCGGTGGTTTTTTATGAAAGCCCGCATCGATTGTTGGAGACTTTAAAGGATTTAAACGATCTGGCTCAAGGCATGCATTTGTTTGCGGCTAAAGAGCTTACCAAACTCCACCAGCAGTATTATTTAGGAGAGATTTCTCAAATCATAGAGCGGTTGCAACAAAATAATATCCAAGGGGAGTGGGTTTTAGTGCTTTTGAACGAGAAAAAAATAGAGCCTTGCATGGGGCTATCGGCGTTATTGGAGTTGGATTTGCCTCCTAAAATTAAGGCTAAAATTGAAGCCGCTATGACACAAAAAAACGCTAAAGAGCTTTATTTCCAGCGTTTGTTAGAAGAAAAAAATCAATAA
- the rlmB gene encoding 23S rRNA (guanosine(2251)-2'-O)-methyltransferase RlmB: MQAVIYGKQVIMHLLNSHQEKLQEIYLSKEIDKKLFFALKKACPNIIKVDNKKAQSLAKGGNHQGVLAKVELPLAASLKEIKKAQKLLVLCGITDVGNIGGIFRSAYCLGMDGVILDFAKELAYEGIVRSSLGLMYDLPFSVMPNTLDLINELKTSGFLCLGASMQGSSQAENLSLKKCALFLGSEHEGLSKKILAKMDTILSVKMRRDFDSLNVSVAAGILMDKIN, encoded by the coding sequence ATGCAAGCAGTGATTTATGGCAAGCAGGTGATTATGCACCTTCTAAACTCTCATCAAGAAAAATTGCAAGAAATCTATCTTTCTAAAGAAATAGATAAAAAGCTTTTTTTCGCGCTCAAAAAAGCATGCCCTAATATCATCAAAGTAGATAATAAAAAAGCGCAAAGCTTGGCTAAGGGGGGGAACCATCAAGGGGTTTTAGCTAAAGTAGAACTGCCATTAGCTGCTTCTTTAAAAGAAATTAAAAAAGCTCAAAAACTTTTGGTGCTTTGTGGCATTACGGATGTGGGGAATATTGGGGGTATTTTTAGGAGCGCGTATTGCTTAGGAATGGATGGCGTTATTTTAGATTTTGCTAAAGAATTGGCTTATGAGGGGATTGTGCGATCCAGCTTGGGGCTTATGTATGATTTGCCTTTTAGCGTTATGCCTAACACGCTGGATTTAATCAATGAATTGAAAACGAGCGGGTTTTTATGTTTGGGCGCGAGCATGCAAGGCTCTAGCCAAGCAGAAAATCTGTCCTTAAAAAAATGCGCTCTTTTTTTGGGGAGCGAGCATGAGGGGTTGTCTAAAAAAATCCTTGCTAAAATGGACACTATATTGAGCGTAAAAATGCGAAGAGACTTTGATTCGCTCAATGTGAGCGTGGCAGCAGGGATCTTAATGGATAAAATCAACTAG
- a CDS encoding sialidase, which produces MEQNKKSLENLDLSDVQNISKDISGAALEELSLKNLDKNLQILKEVGVAEICKATRIASKNIHSILEKRYESLSRVHARGFIQILEREYKIDLRAWMKEFDKVCVFKEGVGEEQNQETSPEETAKKPLKVELDYSINQANTSLSKKSSKWKPFVLVLGVVVIILVVVIIQNSSSLKEERGQESAIKSGTKKSSSNEANPTEENKPEPTPKLEEKPKEQDKQEKEAIKEDPNTIYIIPKKDIWVEVIDLDEKKNSFQKVFKKSYPLEAKNHRLLLRFGHGHLILKNNHQEQDYNDSKTRRFLYEPNKGLTLINEAQYKELQQ; this is translated from the coding sequence ATGGAACAGAATAAAAAAAGTTTAGAAAATTTAGATCTTTCTGATGTTCAAAACATTTCTAAAGATATTTCTGGTGCGGCTTTAGAAGAATTATCGCTTAAAAATTTAGATAAAAATTTGCAGATTTTAAAAGAAGTTGGAGTGGCAGAAATTTGCAAAGCGACTAGAATCGCTTCTAAAAATATCCATTCTATCTTGGAAAAACGCTATGAGTCTTTATCAAGGGTGCATGCTAGGGGTTTTATACAGATTTTAGAACGCGAATATAAAATTGATTTGAGAGCATGGATGAAAGAATTTGACAAAGTGTGTGTTTTTAAAGAGGGCGTGGGAGAAGAGCAAAATCAAGAAACAAGCCCTGAAGAAACAGCAAAAAAGCCCCTTAAGGTTGAATTGGATTACAGCATCAATCAGGCCAATACTTCATTATCCAAAAAATCTTCCAAATGGAAACCCTTTGTTTTGGTTTTAGGGGTGGTTGTCATTATTTTGGTGGTCGTTATCATTCAAAACAGCTCTTCTTTAAAAGAAGAGAGAGGGCAAGAAAGCGCTATTAAATCCGGCACTAAAAAGAGTTCTTCCAATGAAGCTAATCCTACAGAAGAAAACAAGCCAGAGCCAACGCCTAAACTAGAAGAAAAACCAAAAGAACAAGACAAGCAAGAAAAAGAAGCGATCAAAGAAGATCCTAATACCATTTACATTATCCCTAAAAAAGATATTTGGGTAGAAGTGATTGATTTAGATGAGAAGAAAAACTCTTTTCAAAAGGTTTTTAAAAAAAGTTATCCTTTAGAGGCTAAAAACCACCGCTTGTTGTTGCGTTTTGGGCATGGGCATCTTATTCTTAAAAACAACCATCAAGAACAAGATTATAACGACAGCAAAACCAGGCGGTTTTTATACGAGCCAAATAAAGGCTTAACGCTCATCAACGAGGCCCAATACAAAGAACTCCAGCAATGA
- the accA gene encoding acetyl-CoA carboxylase carboxyl transferase subunit alpha, which produces MAIYLDFENHIKEIQNEIELALIRGDEDAKEILEKRLDKEVKTIYSNLTDFQKLQLARHPDRPYAMDYIDLILKDKYEVFGDRHYNDDKAIVCFIGKIDNVPVVVIGEEKGRGTKNKLLRNFGMPNPCGYRKALKMAKFAEKFNLPILMLVDTAGAYPGIGAEERGQSEAIAKNLQEFASLKVPTISVIIGEGGSGGALAIAVADKLAMMEYSIFSVISPEGCAAILWDDPSKTEVAIKAMKITPRDLKEAGLIDDIILEPSKGAHRDKFSAANTIKEYFLDALRTIQQDPHFLDNRYQKLMSLGSFVEGMN; this is translated from the coding sequence ATGGCGATCTATTTAGATTTTGAAAATCATATTAAAGAGATTCAAAATGAAATTGAACTAGCTCTCATTAGAGGCGATGAGGACGCTAAAGAAATCTTAGAAAAAAGATTGGATAAAGAAGTTAAAACCATTTACTCCAATCTCACAGACTTTCAAAAACTCCAATTAGCAAGACACCCTGACAGACCCTACGCTATGGATTACATTGATCTCATCTTAAAAGATAAATATGAAGTCTTTGGCGATAGGCATTATAACGATGATAAAGCGATCGTGTGCTTTATAGGGAAAATTGATAATGTCCCGGTTGTGGTGATCGGAGAAGAAAAAGGCAGAGGGACTAAAAACAAGCTCTTAAGAAATTTCGGCATGCCTAACCCTTGTGGCTATCGTAAAGCTTTGAAAATGGCAAAGTTTGCTGAAAAATTTAATTTGCCTATTTTAATGCTTGTGGATACAGCCGGGGCGTATCCGGGGATTGGCGCAGAAGAAAGAGGCCAGAGTGAAGCGATCGCTAAAAACCTCCAAGAGTTCGCCTCTTTAAAAGTCCCTACTATCTCTGTAATTATCGGTGAAGGGGGCAGTGGTGGTGCGCTAGCGATTGCGGTGGCTGACAAGTTGGCTATGATGGAATATTCCATTTTTAGCGTTATATCCCCAGAAGGTTGCGCGGCGATTCTTTGGGATGACCCCAGCAAGACTGAAGTGGCTATTAAAGCGATGAAAATCACGCCTAGAGATTTAAAGGAGGCGGGGCTTATTGATGATATTATTTTAGAGCCTAGCAAAGGGGCTCATAGAGACAAATTTTCAGCCGCTAACACGATCAAAGAGTATTTTTTAGACGCTCTAAGGACTATCCAGCAAGACCCTCATTTCCTTGACAACCGCTATCAAAAATTAATGTCGCTTGGCTCGTTTGTGGAGGGCATGAATTAG